Proteins encoded within one genomic window of Kibdelosporangium phytohabitans:
- a CDS encoding GAF domain-containing sensor histidine kinase: MDPTLAARALTASTEIATAALSGDDPEAVLAMVVEVAAELAEADLGLVMARGEDGRLTVEAAHGNTIAENPVGLVLSTRSSAARVARSGIPMVVDDVTTDPRTSPFVPKELWGFGPFAAAPFGTRERRLGALTVYRKRGAQPFAPPTVEVLTAFAAQAGMVLVLAEGSNARQRVAVLEEREKIARNLHDVIVQRLYGAGMQLDLLVRRPAKRLAKADAARLADAVDQLDATIAEIRGTVRALLNPDPTEPMDLAETVRAEVATAGELLGFTPRLDLLGDLATVPGAVADDTRAALREALSNVVRHSGASSVRVQLKVTQHDLELHVIDNGCGIPPGVTQRGLNHLRERAERAGGHCDVRSSARTGTTVTWTVPLTR; the protein is encoded by the coding sequence ATGGATCCGACCCTCGCCGCGCGGGCTTTGACCGCGTCCACTGAGATCGCCACGGCCGCGTTGTCCGGTGACGACCCCGAGGCGGTTCTCGCCATGGTCGTCGAGGTCGCCGCCGAGCTCGCTGAGGCCGACCTCGGCCTGGTGATGGCGCGGGGTGAGGACGGGCGGCTCACGGTCGAGGCCGCGCACGGCAACACCATCGCCGAGAACCCCGTCGGGCTGGTGCTGTCCACGCGGTCCAGTGCCGCGCGGGTGGCTCGCAGCGGCATTCCGATGGTGGTCGACGACGTCACCACCGATCCGCGGACCTCGCCGTTCGTGCCGAAGGAGCTGTGGGGATTCGGGCCGTTCGCCGCCGCTCCGTTCGGGACGCGGGAGCGCAGGCTGGGTGCGTTGACCGTCTACCGCAAGCGGGGTGCGCAACCGTTTGCGCCGCCGACGGTCGAGGTTCTGACGGCGTTCGCCGCGCAGGCCGGGATGGTCCTCGTGCTCGCCGAGGGGTCCAACGCCCGGCAGCGGGTCGCGGTGCTCGAGGAGCGCGAGAAGATCGCGCGCAACCTGCACGACGTCATCGTGCAGCGGCTGTACGGCGCCGGGATGCAGCTGGATCTGCTGGTCAGGCGGCCTGCCAAACGTTTGGCCAAGGCGGATGCCGCCCGGCTCGCCGACGCCGTCGACCAGCTCGACGCCACGATCGCCGAGATCCGGGGAACGGTCCGCGCCCTGCTCAACCCGGACCCGACCGAGCCGATGGACCTCGCCGAGACCGTTCGCGCCGAGGTCGCGACCGCCGGCGAACTGCTCGGCTTCACGCCACGCCTCGATCTGCTCGGCGACCTCGCGACCGTGCCCGGCGCAGTCGCCGACGACACCAGGGCGGCCCTGCGCGAAGCGCTGTCCAACGTGGTCCGGCACTCCGGCGCGAGCAGCGTCCGGGTTCAGCTGAAGGTCACCCAGCACGACCTGGAGCTGCACGTGATCGACAACGGCTGCGGCATCCCGCCCGGTGTCACCCAACGCGGCCTCAACCACCTGCGGGAACGCGCCGAACGGGCGGGCGGGCACTGCGACGTCCGCTCCAGCGCGCGCACCGGCACGACGGTGACCTGGACGGTGCCGCTAACGCGTTGA